From one Rhodoferax sp. PAMC 29310 genomic stretch:
- a CDS encoding site-specific integrase yields the protein MAENKLTDKTLRAFKPSDREQLVGDGGGLWVRILPSAKGGTVNFYYRFQIDGKERRYNCGSYPETSLADARRNRNTARELVGKGIDPVDQATEAKAATEAALAAQRLEKTVDGLFEDWARVYLSAHHKDGGDFARAAYVLDVKQTIGTMRARDVRLPHIIRVIDGLLDRGVRRKANMVLSLLRQMFRHGLGRGIVDTDPTLGISKKQAGGKETPVERNLNDSEIQELNGKLNRSGLHPKMLAALRLILATGARVGEITQARWADIDLTKKVWHIPAEHSKNGRAHLIQLSAFAIEQLTSLSEYRSNSYLLAATRVRLTPAGERPDAPMSGKTISKAVHDRIRNVPLRGRTQSTGVLMLSGGEWSPHDLRRTMASRMGDLGVAPHVIERCLNHIQQGIVAVYQRQEYLVERKAAFELWGQKLEQLTSSVER from the coding sequence ATGGCCGAAAACAAGCTCACCGACAAGACGCTACGCGCTTTCAAGCCATCCGACCGGGAGCAGCTGGTTGGAGATGGTGGGGGGTTATGGGTTCGAATCCTGCCTTCGGCCAAGGGGGGCACTGTCAATTTCTATTATCGATTTCAAATAGATGGCAAAGAACGTCGCTACAACTGCGGCAGCTACCCCGAGACATCGCTAGCCGATGCCCGCCGCAATCGCAACACCGCCCGAGAGTTGGTTGGAAAAGGCATAGACCCCGTTGATCAAGCTACTGAGGCCAAGGCAGCCACTGAAGCCGCACTGGCGGCACAGCGGTTAGAAAAGACCGTTGACGGCCTCTTTGAGGATTGGGCGCGCGTGTACCTCAGCGCCCATCACAAGGACGGAGGCGATTTTGCTCGCGCGGCCTATGTGCTCGATGTCAAGCAAACCATCGGCACCATGCGTGCCCGTGATGTCCGACTACCCCACATCATCCGGGTGATTGACGGTCTTCTGGACCGTGGTGTCCGGCGCAAGGCCAACATGGTGCTCTCACTGCTGAGGCAAATGTTCCGTCATGGGCTGGGGCGTGGCATCGTCGATACCGATCCGACATTGGGGATTTCCAAAAAGCAAGCAGGCGGAAAAGAAACGCCGGTAGAGCGAAACCTAAACGACTCCGAAATCCAAGAACTCAACGGCAAGCTCAATCGGTCTGGACTTCATCCCAAGATGCTCGCGGCACTGCGCCTTATATTGGCCACGGGAGCTCGGGTCGGCGAGATTACTCAAGCCCGATGGGCGGACATTGATTTGACCAAAAAAGTCTGGCACATCCCTGCCGAGCACTCAAAAAATGGCCGAGCCCACCTGATCCAACTGTCAGCCTTTGCCATTGAGCAACTCACATCACTGAGCGAGTACAGGTCAAACTCATATCTGTTGGCAGCAACGAGAGTGAGACTCACCCCCGCAGGAGAAAGGCCTGATGCGCCCATGTCGGGGAAAACCATCAGCAAGGCGGTCCATGACCGAATTCGCAACGTACCACTCAGGGGCCGCACACAGAGTACCGGTGTTCTGATGCTGTCCGGCGGTGAATGGTCACCTCACGATTTACGGCGCACCATGGCGTCGCGCATGGGCGACCTGGGAGTCGCCCCGCACGTCATCGAGCGCTGCCTCAATCACATACAACAAGGAATCGTGGCGGTCTACCAACGGCAGGAATACCTTGTAGAGCGCAAGGCGGCATTTGAGTTGTGGGGGCAAAAATTGGAGCAACTTACAAGTAGTGTCGAAAGGTGA
- a CDS encoding helix-turn-helix domain-containing protein, translating into MSATTKIKKIFCTSREAAVLLGISVGTVQAWVDNGFLSAWKTAGGHRRISRESVLKLLSTETSSTEIGYPRVINQCLTESAVDVGLVQSAVMERTRSELVHLGQNVSLDDGLQILEIFKCNPMYDKMMVVVVGANN; encoded by the coding sequence ATGAGCGCTACAACGAAAATTAAAAAAATCTTTTGTACTTCCCGTGAGGCAGCCGTGTTGCTGGGTATCTCGGTCGGAACAGTGCAAGCATGGGTGGACAACGGGTTCCTGTCGGCCTGGAAGACCGCAGGCGGACATCGCAGAATATCCCGTGAGTCCGTACTAAAACTATTGTCGACAGAAACATCATCGACAGAGATTGGCTACCCGCGCGTCATCAACCAGTGCTTAACAGAAAGCGCCGTTGACGTTGGACTAGTGCAGAGCGCTGTGATGGAGCGCACACGGTCCGAACTTGTGCATCTTGGCCAAAATGTTTCTTTGGATGATGGGTTGCAAATATTGGAAATATTCAAATGCAATCCGATGTACGACAAGATGATGGTGGTCGTTGTAGGGGCAAATAATTGA
- a CDS encoding collagen binding domain-containing protein — protein sequence MKIWVALLAAFSLCGAALAATPQEPPTKAAASAAPTFSNANVLLLELYLDQSTLADSFYAYERGNDVLLPLGELTRLLTLGITVDASSRVASGFILTEDRGFRLDLGAGTITLKDGTVPFNAQQVQWIDEDLYVSSKLLARWLPLDFKLSLPTLTLEVLPREKLPLQARLERERLAKGLGKRGGAAGERGFAVAPNDYALVSMPVVDQTLGINASRSNGQGSSSVAYSAFVTGDLLGTEMSAYISSTNTKTTPVVRMTLSRHDPGGGLLGPLQAHSVMAGNIGLPALDNTLRGGGGDGLLVSNRALSQPSSFGLHTLRGDLQPGWDVTLYFNDALIGFQQSRADGLYEFADQALVFGENEFRLVFSGPLGQTRVERQVFLLDQTLTKPGEFYYSAGGSRGIDGATRHTLQFDLGLADKLAMVGGLVSLPTPGGVTNADTPLAQYQNLGLRTSLGGALLTADLVHAGNGGNLTNLGLRTRLRKMAVNLTHTVLNDFVSDFFAPSADPLKTRDKLRLSGSVPVGEKTRLPVGLDVSRDVTLAGLVSQDVAARLSANVFSTSFTNSMNWHSDAYSQTAAGALQVSTRVAGFGVSGQLAYLVKPESQLSSLALSGNKEIGVNQRLTVDLLRAFDSGVTSVGGGWTRNYGSFGLSVSGRMSSTGERAVGLQLFMSLGRDPRGNRVVADWQPMAGSGAVSARAFLDANQNGVFETGEEAIENAGFVFNSGSRPAARTGADGQAYLSRLTPHQYTDIELDASTLEDPQWVPLVPGMRILPRPGKTQVLDFPVVMTGEVDGVVYLLDKEKKRGIGAADVELVDASGNVVARVTSSSDGYYIVQAVRPGRYQARIAPAQLAKLGLLSDKEIALEIKADGSFVNGLDFTVRRKTAN from the coding sequence ATGAAAATATGGGTAGCTCTGCTGGCGGCGTTCTCCTTGTGCGGGGCGGCCCTGGCGGCCACGCCGCAAGAGCCGCCAACCAAGGCTGCGGCCAGCGCTGCTCCAACCTTCTCCAACGCCAATGTGCTGCTGCTTGAGCTGTACCTGGACCAGTCCACGCTGGCCGATAGTTTTTATGCCTACGAGCGCGGCAACGATGTGCTGCTGCCGCTGGGCGAGCTGACGCGCCTGCTGACGCTGGGCATCACCGTGGACGCCAGCAGCCGCGTTGCCAGTGGCTTTATCTTGACGGAAGACCGTGGTTTTCGGCTCGACCTAGGCGCAGGCACCATCACCCTCAAAGATGGCACCGTGCCCTTTAATGCGCAGCAGGTGCAGTGGATTGACGAGGACCTGTATGTGTCCAGCAAGCTGCTGGCGCGCTGGTTGCCGCTGGACTTCAAACTGAGTCTGCCCACGTTGACGCTTGAAGTTCTGCCGCGCGAAAAGCTGCCTTTGCAGGCCCGCCTGGAGCGCGAGCGCTTGGCCAAGGGCCTGGGCAAACGTGGTGGCGCGGCGGGTGAGCGTGGTTTTGCCGTGGCACCCAACGACTATGCGCTGGTGAGCATGCCGGTGGTCGACCAGACCCTGGGTATCAACGCCAGCAGAAGCAACGGGCAGGGCAGCAGCAGCGTGGCCTATTCGGCTTTTGTCACTGGCGACCTGTTGGGCACCGAGATGTCGGCCTACATCAGCAGCACCAACACCAAGACAACCCCTGTTGTGCGCATGACCTTGAGCCGCCACGACCCTGGCGGCGGGTTGTTGGGGCCACTGCAGGCGCACTCGGTCATGGCGGGCAATATTGGCCTGCCTGCCCTGGACAACACCTTGCGCGGTGGCGGTGGGGATGGCCTGCTGGTGAGCAACCGGGCACTGTCCCAGCCCAGCAGCTTTGGCCTGCACACGCTGCGCGGCGACTTGCAGCCGGGCTGGGATGTGACGCTGTATTTCAACGACGCGCTGATTGGCTTCCAGCAGTCGCGCGCCGATGGCCTGTATGAGTTTGCCGACCAAGCGCTGGTGTTTGGCGAGAACGAGTTCCGCCTGGTCTTTAGCGGCCCGCTGGGCCAGACGCGGGTGGAGCGACAGGTGTTTTTGCTGGATCAGACCCTGACCAAACCCGGTGAGTTTTATTACTCTGCAGGCGGCAGCCGTGGCATCGACGGCGCCACCCGGCACACGCTGCAGTTTGATTTGGGCCTGGCCGACAAGCTGGCCATGGTGGGCGGCCTGGTGAGCTTGCCCACGCCGGGCGGTGTGACCAATGCTGACACGCCGCTGGCACAGTACCAGAACCTGGGCTTACGCACCTCTTTGGGCGGTGCGCTGCTGACCGCTGACCTGGTGCATGCTGGCAACGGCGGCAACTTGACCAACCTGGGCCTGCGGACCAGACTGCGCAAGATGGCAGTCAATCTGACGCACACGGTGCTCAACGACTTTGTCAGCGACTTCTTTGCGCCCAGCGCCGACCCGCTCAAGACCCGCGATAAATTGCGCCTGAGCGGCAGCGTGCCAGTGGGCGAGAAAACACGTCTGCCCGTGGGGTTGGATGTGTCGCGCGACGTGACACTGGCCGGTCTGGTGAGCCAGGACGTGGCGGCGCGGCTCTCAGCCAACGTGTTCAGCACCAGCTTCACCAACAGCATGAACTGGCATTCAGACGCCTACAGCCAGACCGCAGCGGGCGCCTTGCAGGTCAGCACCCGGGTGGCTGGTTTTGGCGTGAGCGGGCAACTGGCCTACCTGGTCAAGCCCGAAAGCCAGTTGTCGAGCCTGGCGCTGAGTGGTAATAAGGAAATTGGCGTCAACCAGCGGCTGACCGTGGACCTGCTGCGTGCTTTTGACTCTGGGGTTACCAGCGTCGGTGGCGGCTGGACGCGCAATTACGGCAGTTTTGGTCTGTCCGTAAGCGGGCGCATGTCCTCTACTGGTGAGCGGGCGGTGGGGCTGCAGTTGTTCATGTCGCTGGGTCGCGACCCACGCGGCAACCGCGTGGTGGCTGATTGGCAGCCTATGGCTGGCAGCGGTGCGGTGTCGGCGCGCGCGTTTTTAGATGCCAACCAGAACGGTGTTTTTGAAACGGGCGAGGAAGCCATCGAGAACGCGGGTTTTGTGTTCAACAGCGGCAGCCGCCCGGCGGCACGTACCGGAGCCGACGGCCAGGCGTACCTGAGCCGGCTAACGCCGCACCAGTACACCGACATCGAGCTTGATGCGTCGACGCTGGAAGACCCGCAGTGGGTGCCATTGGTGCCGGGCATGCGCATCTTGCCGCGTCCGGGCAAGACACAGGTGCTGGACTTCCCGGTGGTGATGACCGGCGAAGTGGACGGCGTGGTCTACCTGCTGGACAAGGAAAAGAAGCGCGGCATTGGCGCGGCTGACGTGGAGCTGGTCGATGCCAGCGGCAACGTGGTCGCGCGCGTCACCAGTTCGTCAGACGGGTATTACATCGTGCAGGCAGTGCGGCCGGGGCGTTATCAGGCGCGTATTGCACCGGCGCAGTTGGCCAAACTGGGCCTGTTGAGTGACAAAGAAATTGCGCTGGAGATCAAGGCCGACGGCAGTTTTGTCAATGGTCTGGACTTTACTGTGCGGCGCAAGACGGCCAACTGA
- a CDS encoding response regulator transcription factor, with protein sequence MKKILIVDDNAGMRRLLNITLSNDYETLEASDGLDAIAMAQLHKPDAVLLDIMMPGECDGLKVLEAIKKNPLLKQTLVIMVTARGQAADCLKGQDRGADAYFVKPFSPLKVVRWLSEKLA encoded by the coding sequence ATGAAAAAAATTCTCATAGTTGACGATAACGCCGGAATGCGACGACTTCTCAATATTACGTTGAGTAACGACTACGAAACTCTGGAGGCGAGCGACGGCCTGGACGCCATTGCCATGGCACAACTGCATAAACCAGATGCGGTCTTGCTCGACATCATGATGCCCGGTGAATGCGATGGGTTGAAGGTTCTTGAGGCCATCAAAAAAAACCCATTGCTCAAGCAAACCTTGGTCATCATGGTGACCGCACGCGGGCAGGCAGCAGATTGTCTCAAGGGGCAAGATCGGGGTGCCGACGCCTACTTTGTCAAACCGTTCAGTCCCCTCAAAGTGGTGCGCTGGCTCAGTGAGAAACTCGCATGA
- a CDS encoding DUF4402 domain-containing protein translates to MSMKITKLVLVIGAMAMAGGAMAAGSDSMGTAAVNATVLAPIVITKNVDLNFGTFAPDKETAGTVVIAATNGARSVSGGVFVPSTATAAAGAAASFGIAGDAGATFSIALPTSDITLTNLTGAGGETMSVAATSLTAAVGGASVAITSGAGTSALISGAATLTVGGTLTVGLNQVPGVYTNAAGLPVTVAYN, encoded by the coding sequence ATGAGCATGAAAATTACAAAGCTGGTTTTGGTGATTGGCGCGATGGCGATGGCGGGGGGGGCGATGGCTGCCGGATCCGATTCGATGGGCACTGCAGCAGTAAACGCTACAGTTCTTGCGCCTATTGTTATTACAAAAAATGTCGATCTGAACTTCGGAACATTTGCGCCGGACAAAGAAACTGCTGGCACCGTCGTCATTGCAGCCACTAACGGAGCTCGCTCAGTTAGTGGTGGTGTGTTCGTACCCAGTACCGCAACTGCAGCGGCAGGGGCGGCTGCTTCATTTGGTATCGCAGGTGATGCAGGCGCAACGTTTTCGATTGCCTTGCCTACCAGCGATATCACTCTGACGAACTTAACTGGCGCAGGCGGTGAAACAATGTCCGTTGCTGCCACTTCACTAACAGCTGCTGTTGGTGGTGCTTCAGTGGCGATAACATCTGGTGCTGGTACGAGTGCATTGATTTCTGGTGCCGCAACACTTACAGTGGGTGGAACTTTGACGGTAGGGTTAAATCAAGTACCTGGCGTTTACACAAATGCTGCTGGTTTACCTGTAACGGTTGCCTACAACTAG
- a CDS encoding DUF4402 domain-containing protein: protein MFHKFHPAKIVVVLASVWTALALPALAAVTVTKTADLSFGKLVPGATSGTVTISPIGVRTASSSVTLFNQASTQQAAVFAVSGGPLNTTCELTVPTSFTSLTASSAPMELSSFSASNVSNTAISLTNSVGSITLDGLGAYTVKVGATLTVGASEPAGAYTGNISVTVTCP, encoded by the coding sequence ATGTTTCACAAGTTTCATCCCGCAAAAATAGTTGTCGTCTTGGCTTCTGTTTGGACTGCGCTGGCCTTGCCTGCGCTGGCAGCCGTGACGGTGACTAAAACGGCAGATTTATCCTTTGGCAAGCTGGTGCCAGGCGCTACCAGTGGAACGGTCACCATCAGCCCGATCGGTGTGCGCACAGCCAGCAGCAGCGTGACGCTGTTTAATCAAGCCTCCACACAACAAGCTGCCGTTTTTGCAGTTTCCGGAGGTCCGCTAAATACAACTTGCGAACTGACCGTACCGACCTCTTTCACGTCACTGACTGCTAGCAGCGCTCCGATGGAGCTCTCTAGTTTTTCTGCCAGCAATGTGAGTAATACCGCGATTTCGCTGACGAATTCTGTCGGTTCCATCACGCTGGATGGCTTGGGCGCCTACACCGTCAAAGTGGGCGCAACCCTGACCGTGGGCGCCAGCGAGCCTGCCGGTGCTTACACCGGCAATATTTCGGTCACGGTGACCTGCCCCTAA
- a CDS encoding molecular chaperone, whose protein sequence is MKKLLSSTTLALVLLLGGQAAWADLMLYPTRVELENKQRAAQVELINRGSKPETYRISIVNRRMTETGEIVEAKEVLPGEQFADKLLTYSPRQVTLQPGLGQTVRISARKPAELATGEYRSHLQFDRVADTDGQSSLEAVAKPEEGQIAIVLQALVGASIPVIVRHGDTAATATLDGLKIEPGTDKNKTPMLVFAIHRDGNRSVYGDLVAEFAVAGAKPVEVARVAGVAVYVPNLLRQARMPLMLPEGTVLKDGTLTLRFSTRPDAGSKLLAQATLALP, encoded by the coding sequence ATGAAAAAACTTCTTTCAAGCACCACCTTGGCACTCGTGCTGCTGCTGGGCGGCCAGGCCGCCTGGGCCGACCTGATGCTCTACCCGACCCGCGTCGAGCTGGAAAACAAGCAGCGCGCCGCACAGGTGGAACTGATCAATCGTGGCAGCAAGCCCGAGACTTACCGCATCAGCATCGTGAACCGGCGCATGACCGAGACCGGCGAGATTGTCGAGGCCAAGGAGGTGTTGCCCGGCGAGCAGTTTGCAGACAAGTTGCTGACCTACTCCCCGCGCCAGGTCACGCTGCAGCCCGGCCTGGGCCAGACCGTGCGCATTTCGGCGCGCAAACCGGCCGAACTGGCCACGGGGGAATACCGCTCACACCTGCAGTTTGACCGCGTGGCCGACACCGATGGCCAGAGCAGTCTGGAAGCCGTGGCCAAGCCCGAAGAAGGCCAGATTGCCATCGTGCTGCAGGCGCTGGTGGGGGCCAGTATTCCGGTCATCGTGCGCCACGGCGACACGGCAGCCACCGCCACGCTGGATGGCCTGAAGATCGAACCCGGCACCGACAAGAACAAGACACCGATGCTGGTGTTTGCCATTCACCGCGACGGCAACCGTTCGGTGTATGGCGACTTGGTGGCCGAGTTTGCGGTGGCCGGTGCCAAGCCGGTGGAGGTGGCACGTGTAGCCGGTGTGGCGGTGTATGTGCCCAACCTGCTGCGCCAGGCGCGCATGCCCTTGATGCTGCCCGAAGGCACGGTCTTGAAGGACGGCACCCTGACGCTGCGCTTCAGCACCCGGCCCGATGCGGGCAGCAAACTGCTTGCGCAGGCCACGCTGGCGCTGCCTTGA
- a CDS encoding IS5 family transposase produces the protein MTQEWHSFTDAQWERIALRLPPCKGRPGGVHRTFFNALLWMARTGAAWRDLPERLGKWNVVYQRYAYWCDKGHFERLLQEVQQPGLEEMMVDSTCCKAHQASAGARKTSGPQAIGITRGGLNNKIHAVCDALGNPLRFVLTPGQRYDSKSVPELLDGLAAKALLADKAYDSDKIVQIAQAQGMQVIIPSKANRKNPRVLDKHRYKARYLVENLFQRMKIFRRVATRFDKLDIRFLGFVHIAGVMKWLH, from the coding sequence ATGACTCAAGAATGGCATAGTTTCACCGATGCGCAGTGGGAGCGAATTGCTCTGCGGCTACCGCCTTGCAAGGGTCGCCCCGGCGGGGTACATAGGACGTTTTTCAATGCCCTGCTGTGGATGGCCCGTACGGGCGCCGCCTGGCGTGACCTTCCCGAGCGGCTAGGCAAATGGAATGTGGTTTACCAGCGTTACGCCTACTGGTGCGACAAGGGGCATTTCGAACGCCTTCTCCAAGAGGTGCAGCAACCCGGCCTGGAGGAGATGATGGTGGACTCGACTTGCTGCAAGGCGCATCAGGCCTCGGCAGGTGCTCGAAAAACAAGCGGCCCTCAGGCTATTGGCATCACGCGCGGCGGGCTCAACAACAAAATCCACGCCGTCTGCGACGCCCTGGGCAACCCGCTGCGCTTTGTACTGACCCCGGGCCAGCGCTATGATTCCAAGTCGGTGCCCGAATTGCTCGATGGGTTGGCGGCCAAGGCTCTTCTGGCTGACAAGGCCTACGACTCGGACAAAATTGTCCAGATCGCCCAGGCGCAAGGCATGCAGGTCATCATCCCTTCCAAGGCCAACCGCAAAAATCCGCGTGTCCTGGACAAGCACCGCTACAAGGCGCGCTACTTGGTTGAAAACCTATTCCAGCGCATGAAGATCTTTCGCCGTGTGGCCACGCGCTTTGACAAGCTCGACATCCGATTTCTGGGCTTTGTACACATCGCCGGCGTCATGAAGTGGCTCCACTGA
- a CDS encoding PleD family two-component system response regulator, with protein sequence MAFKEFDYISPVKILAVDDDLSLLKLYEVVIGNWPMAPVVTVAENGATALLYLDRDHPDMLLLDLHLADVDGLKMVHELRANVEFQSMLIIVVSGMSALDIEKQGGLPPDVLYMRKPVQFGELQALALELEIAKKARSHLASIAPVFVDAG encoded by the coding sequence ATGGCTTTTAAAGAATTTGACTACATCTCGCCAGTCAAAATATTGGCGGTGGATGATGACCTCAGTCTTCTCAAGCTTTATGAGGTCGTTATCGGAAATTGGCCTATGGCACCAGTGGTCACTGTCGCTGAAAATGGCGCGACGGCTTTGCTTTACCTGGATCGTGACCATCCCGATATGCTGCTATTGGACCTGCATCTCGCTGATGTAGATGGGTTAAAAATGGTGCACGAACTACGTGCCAATGTAGAGTTTCAATCCATGCTGATTATCGTTGTGAGCGGCATGTCAGCTCTCGATATCGAAAAACAAGGTGGCCTACCACCTGATGTACTTTATATGCGTAAGCCGGTGCAATTTGGAGAGCTTCAGGCGCTGGCATTGGAGCTGGAAATTGCCAAGAAAGCAAGGTCGCATCTAGCGTCAATCGCCCCTGTTTTCGTGGATGCCGGTTAA